In the Hordeum vulgare subsp. vulgare chromosome 7H, MorexV3_pseudomolecules_assembly, whole genome shotgun sequence genome, one interval contains:
- the LOC123411704 gene encoding peptidyl-prolyl cis-trans isomerase FKBP16-3, chloroplastic isoform X1: MAAAASSSASPILLPSGPRGASSRAWFPSGGGRAFVRGGNSWAPCCCRAAAGGSLPQCGGADDNGGGVVTRRGVVGAVALGVSSSAFCLQAALDAVAGGLPPEEKPKLCDAACEAELENLPMVTTESGLQYKDIKVGRGPSPPIGFQVAANCIAMVPNGQIFDSSLEKGQPYIFRVGAGQVIKGLDEGILSMKVGGLRRLYIPGQSRVSRQDSDNFQSC; this comes from the exons ATGGCTGCTGCCGCCTCTTCCTCGGCCTCGCCGATTCTCCTCCCGTCAGGGCCGCGTGGCGCTAGCTCGAGGGCCTGGTTTCccagcggcggcggcagggcgTTCGTCAGAGGTGGCAACAGCTGGGCGCCGTGCTGCTGCAGGGCTGCCGCTGGCGGAAGCTTGCCGCAATGCGGAGGAGCTGACGACAACGGCGGCGGCGTGGTCACCCGGAGGGGCGTGGTCGGGGCGGTTGCTCTCGGGGTGTCCTCGTCCGCGTTTTGCCTGCAGGCCGCGCTCGACGCCGTCGCCGGCGGGCTGCCGCCGGAGGAGAAGCCCAAGCTCTGCGACGCCGCCTGCGAGGCAGAGCTCGAAAAT CTGCCTATGGTGACTACGGAATCCGGTTTGCAGTACAAGGACATCAAAGTCGGCCGAGGCCCGAGTCCGCCCATTGGCTTCCAG GTTGCTGCAAACTGCATCGCCATGGTGCCAAACGGACAGATATTTGACAG CTCGCTGGAGAAAGGCCAGCCCTACATATTCCGTGTTGGCGCCGGACAG GTGATAAAGGGACTTGATGAAGGGATCTTGTCGATGAAAGTTGGAGGATTACGTCGGTTGTACATACCCGGTCAA TCCAGGGTATCTAGACAGGATAGTGATAATTTTCAATCTTGTTGA
- the LOC123411704 gene encoding peptidyl-prolyl cis-trans isomerase FKBP16-3, chloroplastic isoform X2: MAAAASSSASPILLPSGPRGASSRAWFPSGGGRAFVRGGNSWAPCCCRAAAGGSLPQCGGADDNGGGVVTRRGVVGAVALGVSSSAFCLQAALDAVAGGLPPEEKPKLCDAACEAELENLPMVTTESGLQYKDIKVGRGPSPPIGFQVAANCIAMVPNGQIFDSSLEKGQPYIFRVGAGQVIKGLDEGILSMKVGGLRRLYIPGQLAFPKGLTSAPGRPRVAPSSPVVFDVNLLFIPGLDDDE; encoded by the exons ATGGCTGCTGCCGCCTCTTCCTCGGCCTCGCCGATTCTCCTCCCGTCAGGGCCGCGTGGCGCTAGCTCGAGGGCCTGGTTTCccagcggcggcggcagggcgTTCGTCAGAGGTGGCAACAGCTGGGCGCCGTGCTGCTGCAGGGCTGCCGCTGGCGGAAGCTTGCCGCAATGCGGAGGAGCTGACGACAACGGCGGCGGCGTGGTCACCCGGAGGGGCGTGGTCGGGGCGGTTGCTCTCGGGGTGTCCTCGTCCGCGTTTTGCCTGCAGGCCGCGCTCGACGCCGTCGCCGGCGGGCTGCCGCCGGAGGAGAAGCCCAAGCTCTGCGACGCCGCCTGCGAGGCAGAGCTCGAAAAT CTGCCTATGGTGACTACGGAATCCGGTTTGCAGTACAAGGACATCAAAGTCGGCCGAGGCCCGAGTCCGCCCATTGGCTTCCAG GTTGCTGCAAACTGCATCGCCATGGTGCCAAACGGACAGATATTTGACAG CTCGCTGGAGAAAGGCCAGCCCTACATATTCCGTGTTGGCGCCGGACAG GTGATAAAGGGACTTGATGAAGGGATCTTGTCGATGAAAGTTGGAGGATTACGTCGGTTGTACATACCCGGTCAA TTAGCATTCCCTAAGGGCCTTACTTCAGCTCCCGGGAGGCCAAGAGTGGCTCCGAGCAGCCCTGTCGTATTTGACGTCAACCTATTGTTCATACCTGGTCTTGATGACGATGAGTGA
- the LOC123411703 gene encoding transcription factor RF2a-like, which yields MSRSPVPDGGGNGLPPLKPSVSLSPSPTGPPESDISHMPDSPARSLGHRRAHSEIIGLPDDLDLGVPGCGDGDGPSLSDDNEEELFSMFLDAEKLNGQLREASETESSCASAGAGAGPRPRHHHSHSMDTSSSFDAEQLLGTPAVEGMSTVEAKKAMSNAKLAELALVDPKKAKRIWANRQSAARSKERKMRYISELERKVQTLHAEATTLSTQLALLHRDTAGLSTENSELKMRLQNVEQQIHLQDALNDALKSELQRLKMVTGQMGNTIGGMMNLIGPRPPHSFGGNQPMFHIQGQAAMQPLHQMQQIHPQHQQPLLHPLQLQAQQLLLQQQASAAPPPNPKMKRAISAPNQWIGGWPECSGN from the exons ATGAGCAGGTCTCCGGTCCCGGACGGCGGCGGCAATGGCTTGCCGCCACTGAAACCGTCGGTGTCGCTGTCACCGTCGCCGACGGGCCCTCCGGAGAGCGACATCAGCCACATGCCGGACTCCCCGGCGCGCAGCCTCGGCCACCGCCGCGCGCACTCCGAGATCATCGGCCTCCCCGACGACCTCGACCTCGGCGTCCCGGgctgcggcgacggcgacgggccgTCGCTGTCGGACGACAACGAGGAGGAGCTCTTCTCGATGTTCCTCGACGCCGAGAAGCTCAACGGGCAGCTGCGCGAGGCGTCGGAGACGGAATCGTCGTGCGCCTCGGCGGGCGCCGGCGCGGGGCCGAGGCCGCGCCATCACCACAGCCATTCCATGGACACGTCGAGCTCTTTCGACGCGGAGCAGCTGCTTGGGACGCCGGCGGTGGAGGGGATGTCGACGGTGGAGGCCAAGAAGGCAATGTCCAACGCAAAGCTCGCAGAACTGGCGCTTGTCGACCCAAAGAAGGCAAAAAG GATTTGGGCTAATAGACAATCGGCGGCCAGATCGAAAGAAAGGAAGATGCGGTATATTTCTGAACTTGAGCGGAAGGTGCAAACCCTGCATGCAGAAGCAACAACATTGTCAACCCAGCTGGCACTTCTACAT AGAGATACGGCTGGGCTCTCTACTGAGAATAGTGAACTGAAGATGCGCCTGCAGAATGTGGAACAACAAATCCACTTACAAGATG cTCTGAATGACGCACTGAAATCTGAGCTCCAAAGACTGAAGATGGTGACGGGCCAGATGGGCAACACCATCGGGGGGATGATGAACTTGATCGGCCCACGCCCACCGCACtcgttcggagggaaccagccaaTGTTCCACATTCAGGGCCAGGCTGCAATGCAGCCACTGCACCAGATGCAGCAGATTCACCCTCAGCACCAACAGCCGCTGCTGCATCCGCTGCAACTGCAAGCACAGCAGCTGCTGTTGCAGCAGCAGGCTTCTGCTGCACCACCACCCAACCCGAAGATGAAACGGGCCATCTCCGCTCCGAACCAGTGGATTGGTGGGTGGCCCGAGTGCAGTGGCAACTGA